GCTAATTCTGATTTAGCAGATGAGTTCTTATTAGAACCTCATGAAAGTGGTAGTGGAATCAGAGGATTATGGTATGGAGAGGAAGGATTTAGGCACTTCTTTACAGCTGATGAGATTGAAGATTTAGATGATTTGGCAGGATTAAAACTTAGAGTTGGTGACGACCCTATCATGAATGGTATGGTTAATGACCTTGGTGCCGATCCAACAGTAGTATCTTTTGGTGAATTATACTCAGCTTTACAAACAGGTGTGGTTGATGGTGCAGAACAACCTATAGCTAACTATAAATCAAATGCATTCCAAGAAGTAGCACCAAACTTAATTCTTAATGGCCATACTTTAGGAGCAGTTCAAGTAGTTATTACTGATGAAGCTTGGGATAGTTTAACTGAAGAGCAACAAGATATTTTAATGGAAGCTGGAGAATATGCTTCAGAATTAAATAGAGAAGTTTCTGAAAAAGATGAGGAAGAAATACTACAAGAATTAATAGATGAAGGTGTAAATGTTATAGATGTTGAAGACATTGAGCCTTGGCAAGATGCAGTTAAAGATACAGTTGAAAAGTATACAAAAGATGATGCTGAATTATATGAAAAAATTGTAGACATGCAGTAAATTTAATATTTAAATTAGTACTTCAGAAAGGGCATGAGGGCAAGTTTAGACCTTTGTGCCTAAATTATTTTGAGAGGTGGAAAATATGCCTAAATTTTTTAATACCCTTGATAGGGTAAAACCCATATATGATATCGCATATAAAGTGATACTTTTACTATGTAAAATCCTTTTAATAGGTGATATACTGATTACAACAATGGCTGTTGCTGGAAGATATATATCGTTTATACCTGATCCAGCATGGAGTGAGCAAATTGTATTAACTTTGATGTCATATTTGACGGTTCTGTCAGCGGCTTTAGCTATTAGAAAAAGAACACATATCCGTATGGTAGCATTTGATGAGAAATTATCTAGAAATCTTGTTATATCATTAGATATTCTTTCAGATATATTAGTTTTAGCGCTTGGTATAGTTATGATAGTAGTAGGAGGAGAATATGCAATAACAATTGGTGCAAAGGGATACTATCCAAGTATGCCGACTCTTTCTAGATTTTGGATGTACTTTCCAATACCTTTAGCAGGTGTTGCGATGGTGATTTTCCAATTAGAAGTTTTATTTCAAAACATTAAAAGATTTTATATTGATAAGGAGGAATCTTAATGGGTGCTGAAAACATTGCAATTTTAATTTTAATCGGTAGTTTTTTAGGAATGATAATACTGAGATTCCCTATAGCTTATGCTGTCGCTATTGCATCAATATTTACACTTGCATATCAAGGATTACCTTTAGGAATAGTAGCCCAGCAAATGGTAAAAGGAATTAGTTCATTTAGTCTTATGGCTGTGCCTTTTTTTATCACCATGGGTGCTTTAATGGGATCAGGTGGTATTTCTGAACGGTTAATTGGACTTGCTGATGCCTGTGTTGGGTGGATGCGTGGTGGAATGGCAATGGTTAATATTGTTGCTTCCTATTTCTTTGGTGGTATTTCAGGTTCTGCTGCTGCGGATACTGCATCTATTGGAAGTATTATGATTCCCATGATGGTAGATCAAGGTTATGATGATGATTTTTCAGCGGCTGTGACAATTGCGTCGTCAGTAGAGGGATTATTAGTTCCTCCAAGTCATAATATGGTTATTTATGCAACCACTGCAGGAGGAATTTCTGTAGGAAGTTTATTTTTAGCTGGTTATTTACCAGGAGCTGTTTTGGCTGTTTCTTTAATGATAGGTTCTTATATTATTTCTATTAAGAGAAATTATCCAAGAGGAGCTAAGTTTAGTATTACTAATTTATTTAAACAATTAGCAAAATCATTTTGGGCTTTAGCAGCAGTTTTAATAGTTGTAGTTGGTGTGGTTGGTGGATATTTTACGGCAACTGAATCAGCAGCTATAGCTGTAATCTATAGTTTAATTGTAAGTGTATTTATATATAAAGGTATGGATTGGAAGGGCGTATGGAAGGCATTAGATGGTATAATAGATACTCTATCCATTGTTTTAATCTTAATTGCAACTTCATCTATATTTGGATATTTATTGACTAGATTACATGTTCCATCACTAGCTGCTAATGCTATTATAAACTTAACGGATAATCCTATTATTATAGCTTTACTAATTAACTTTATATTATTAATTCTTGGTATGATAATGGATATGGCACCAATTATATTAATTGCTACACCTATTTTATTACCAATTGCAACATCTATAGGAATATCTCCAATTCAATTCGGGATTATAGTTGTTCTGAACTGTGGTATAGGACTTCTAACACCACCTGTTGGGTCTGTATTATTTATTGGTTCAGCAGTAAGTAATGTTAAGATGGGAAGACTTGTAAAGGTTACATTACCATTTTATATCTTAATGGTTGTGACATTATTATTAGTTACTTTTGTGCCGAGTATTAGTTTATGGTTACCATCCTTATTTGGGTAAAGTATAGTGGATTATAAATTTAAATATAATCCACAGGCATATGACTTGTGGAGACTTTCTATGTATGGAATTTACTCATCTATGGCCGGTATGACT
The Tissierellales bacterium DNA segment above includes these coding regions:
- a CDS encoding TRAP transporter large permease encodes the protein MGAENIAILILIGSFLGMIILRFPIAYAVAIASIFTLAYQGLPLGIVAQQMVKGISSFSLMAVPFFITMGALMGSGGISERLIGLADACVGWMRGGMAMVNIVASYFFGGISGSAAADTASIGSIMIPMMVDQGYDDDFSAAVTIASSVEGLLVPPSHNMVIYATTAGGISVGSLFLAGYLPGAVLAVSLMIGSYIISIKRNYPRGAKFSITNLFKQLAKSFWALAAVLIVVVGVVGGYFTATESAAIAVIYSLIVSVFIYKGMDWKGVWKALDGIIDTLSIVLILIATSSIFGYLLTRLHVPSLAANAIINLTDNPIIIALLINFILLILGMIMDMAPIILIATPILLPIATSIGISPIQFGIIVVLNCGIGLLTPPVGSVLFIGSAVSNVKMGRLVKVTLPFYILMVVTLLLVTFVPSISLWLPSLFG
- a CDS encoding TRAP transporter small permease, which encodes MPKFFNTLDRVKPIYDIAYKVILLLCKILLIGDILITTMAVAGRYISFIPDPAWSEQIVLTLMSYLTVLSAALAIRKRTHIRMVAFDEKLSRNLVISLDILSDILVLALGIVMIVVGGEYAITIGAKGYYPSMPTLSRFWMYFPIPLAGVAMVIFQLEVLFQNIKRFYIDKEES
- a CDS encoding TRAP transporter substrate-binding protein; this translates as MKRSIKFLSLMLVLVLIVGTLAACGVESPDKPGDTGKEEPSGNETSGDNEPEVTLVYAEVNPLDSIIGQMATSFQEKVDELSDGKIKIDIQANGVLGAEEDVLDTMLGGGGTIDMSRISAFALTSYGGEKSKLLSIPFTFVDRDHFWNFANSDLADEFLLEPHESGSGIRGLWYGEEGFRHFFTADEIEDLDDLAGLKLRVGDDPIMNGMVNDLGADPTVVSFGELYSALQTGVVDGAEQPIANYKSNAFQEVAPNLILNGHTLGAVQVVITDEAWDSLTEEQQDILMEAGEYASELNREVSEKDEEEILQELIDEGVNVIDVEDIEPWQDAVKDTVEKYTKDDAELYEKIVDMQ